The nucleotide sequence TCGACCCGGAACAACACTTCCGAGCCGGCGCCGGCCGCGCGCCCGCCGACCATGTGCCGCACGTGCAGCTTGGCCATTTCGTTGCGCGACATGTCCAGCACGTCGTAGCCGGCGCTTCGGAGCGTATCGATCAGGGCATCGCGTTCGGCGATACCGTTGCTGAGCTTGATGCCGGCAAAGATCTGGGCGCGCGTGTCGTCGGCGTAGCGATAACCGAACTCGGTAATCGAGCGATCGCCGACGGTACGGCAGAACTGCAGGAATGCGCCGGGCTGTTCCGGCATGGTCACCGCCAGCAATGCTTCGCGCTGCTCGCCGAGCTCGGCGCGCTCGGCGATATAGGACAGCCGATCGAAATTGACGTTCGCGCCCGAGGTGATGGCGACCAGATCCTCGTTCTCGATTCCGGTCTCGGCCGCGTATTTCTTCGCCCCGGCCACCGCCAGCACCCCGGCCGGCTCGGTCAGTGCACGCGTGTCCTCGTAGACGTCGCGGATGGCCGCGCACATCTCGTCGATCGACACAGTCATCATCGCATCCACGTGCCGCTGACAGACGCGGAATGTTTCCTCGCCCACCTTCTTCACCGCGACGCCGTCGGCGAACAGCCCGACCTCGTCGAGCGTCACGCGCTCGCCGGCGGCCAGTGACGCGCCCATGCTGGCCGCATCCTCGGGCTCCACGCCGATCACACGAATGTCCGGGCGCACGCTCTTGATGTAGGCCGCCACGCCGGCCAGCATGCCGCCGCCACCGACGCAGACGAACACGGCATGAATCGGCTGCGGGTGCTGGCGCACGATCTCCATGCCGATGGTGCCCTGTCCGGCGATCACGTAGGGATCGTCATACGGATGGATATAGACCAGGCCATCGCGTTCCATGATCTCGGCAGCATGAGCCGCGGCTTCGTCGTAGCCATCGCCGTGGAGCACGATCTCGCCGCCGAAGCCGGCCACCGCGCTCACCTTGATCTGCGGTGTGGTCCGGGGCATGACAATCACCGCGCGAATACCGAGATTGCGCCCGGCCAGCGCCACACCCTGGGCATGATTGCCGGCCGACGCACAGATCACGCCACGGGCTTTTTCTTCGTCGGTCAGGTGCGAGATCTTGTTGTAGGCACCGCGCAGCTTGAACGAATGCACGGGCTGCAGATCCTCGCGCTTCAAGAACAGCCGGTTGCCGATGCGCTGACTCAGTTGCGCAGCTTCCACCAGCGGCGTCTCGATCGCCACATCGTAGACTCGCGCCGCATTGATTCGCTTGAGATACTCGGCATCACCGACATCGACGGCCGGGGCCGACCCGCCGAGGGCGGTCTGTTTGAGGCTGCTGTTCATGGCGCACACGGCTTTGAAAAACGCCTCATGCTAAACCTTTGGCGCGGCCGCGACCACGACCGCTCGCCCGCACACCGATGCTTGGCGTATCATGCCCGCCATTTAGGCGGTCGAATCCAGCCCGGCGGGATCGGCAAGTGCTCGATGCGGACGCATGGCTACCCGGCCGCCCCGCGATGGTCGATCACCCGACTCGCGGCGGGTTCGATCCCGCGTTGTCACAATGCGAGAGGCAGAATGCAGAACATCGTATTCATCGGCGGCGGCAACATGACGACCAGTCTGGTCAGCGGGTTGCGCAACGCGGGCTGGCCCGGTGACGCCATTACCGTGGTCGATCACAACGCCGACAAGCGCGAACACCTGGCCGAGCAGTATCGCGTGAACACCGCCGCGCAGGCGCAGGCGTCGCATCTGGCCGCCGCGGATGCGGTCGTGCTGGCCGTGAAACCGCAGGGCATGGCGAATACGGCACGCGCCCTCACCCCGCTGCTCGGCACGGCCCGCCCGTTGATTCTGTCGATTGCGGCCGGCATCCCGCTGTCGGCGCTGCGCCAGTGGCTGGGCGCAGATTTCGCCTATGTGCGCTGCATGCCGAACACCCCGTCGCTGCTCGGGGTGGGCGCGACCGGCCTGTATGCCGATGCCACCGTGACGGACGAACAACGCCAGCTCGCCGACGACATGATGGCCACCGCGGGCGTCAATGCCTGGGTCGACGATGAATCGCTCATTGATGCGGTGATCGCGACCTCGGGCAGCGGCCCGGCTTATTTCTTCGCCTTCATGGAGGCGATGATCGCCGGTGCAACCGAACTCGGCCTGGACGAGACCGCCGCACGCGAACTCGTGCTCCAGACCGCACTCGGTGCGGCCCGCATGGCTACCGAGTCCGGCGACGACCCGGCCACCCTGCGGACCAAGGTGACCTCCAAGGGGGGCACCACCGCCGCCGCGCTCAACCACCTCGAAGCCGGCGATCTCGACCAACTCGTAGCCGGCGCCATGCGGGCGGCTTCCGACCGCGCCGCCGAACTCGCCCGCGACCTGTCCGACGGTTAGGGTCTGTTGATGTTTTGTACGAGCGCCGCGTTGGTGTCCGCAAATCGTGTCCGGCAAGGCGCGAGTTGCCGCGTCGTGGCGTCCCACGATCCAGACTCGCAACGCCGCAGGGCACTATTTGCGGCCCAACCCGGAGGGACAAGCGCTGTTTTGCGGCAATACAGCGTTGTAGCTCCCTCGCGTAGGATGACTACGCCACGCTCGCTACGCCTCGTCTTGCCGCAAAACAGTGCTTGGCGCGGACTCGTACTAAACAACAACAGACCCTATTCATGATCGATAACACCAACAACGCCCTGCTGTTTCTCGTCGATACGGTGTTGTCGCTGTACATCATCGTGGTTTTGCTGCGGGTGATCCTGCAGTTGGTGCATGCCGATTTCCGCAATCCGATCTCCCAGTTCGTCTGGCAGACCACGCGCATGCCGGTGAACGTGTTGCGTCACGCGATTCCGCGCTGGCGTAACTGGGACCTGCCGGCGCTGGTGTTCGGCCTGATCCTGTCCTATATCCTGATCCAGATCGATCTGGCACTCGGCGCCCCCGGTTTCGGCCCGCAACTGCTGCCCTCACTGGCGTGGGCGATTCTCAAAATGGCCACGCTGGTCTGCAATCTGTATTTCTTCACGATCCTGATCCAGGCGCTGATGAGCTGGATCTCGCCGAATCAGTTCAGCCCGGCCACCGCCATTCTGTTCTCCATCAACGAGCCGCTGCTGCGGCCGGTGCGCGGCGTGATTCCCAGCATCGGCGGCCTCGACCTGTCGCCGCTGGTGGTGATCATCGCGCTGGAAGTGGTCTCGCGCCTGCTGCCGCTGCCGGGGCTGTTCCGTTAGCGCGATGGCGATGGAATCTCCCGCCCACTCGATCGGAATCGTCGAGCCGCAGACGCTGCACATC is from Salinisphaera sp. LB1 and encodes:
- the ilvA gene encoding threonine ammonia-lyase, biosynthetic, translated to MNSSLKQTALGGSAPAVDVGDAEYLKRINAARVYDVAIETPLVEAAQLSQRIGNRLFLKREDLQPVHSFKLRGAYNKISHLTDEEKARGVICASAGNHAQGVALAGRNLGIRAVIVMPRTTPQIKVSAVAGFGGEIVLHGDGYDEAAAHAAEIMERDGLVYIHPYDDPYVIAGQGTIGMEIVRQHPQPIHAVFVCVGGGGMLAGVAAYIKSVRPDIRVIGVEPEDAASMGASLAAGERVTLDEVGLFADGVAVKKVGEETFRVCQRHVDAMMTVSIDEMCAAIRDVYEDTRALTEPAGVLAVAGAKKYAAETGIENEDLVAITSGANVNFDRLSYIAERAELGEQREALLAVTMPEQPGAFLQFCRTVGDRSITEFGYRYADDTRAQIFAGIKLSNGIAERDALIDTLRSAGYDVLDMSRNEMAKLHVRHMVGGRAAGAGSEVLFRVEFPERPGALLRFLEAMGDRWNISLFHYRNHGHAHGLVLLGIQVAPEERADCRAALDAIGYDYAEETDNPVYQRFLQAG
- a CDS encoding YggT family protein; the encoded protein is MIDNTNNALLFLVDTVLSLYIIVVLLRVILQLVHADFRNPISQFVWQTTRMPVNVLRHAIPRWRNWDLPALVFGLILSYILIQIDLALGAPGFGPQLLPSLAWAILKMATLVCNLYFFTILIQALMSWISPNQFSPATAILFSINEPLLRPVRGVIPSIGGLDLSPLVVIIALEVVSRLLPLPGLFR
- the proC gene encoding pyrroline-5-carboxylate reductase: MQNIVFIGGGNMTTSLVSGLRNAGWPGDAITVVDHNADKREHLAEQYRVNTAAQAQASHLAAADAVVLAVKPQGMANTARALTPLLGTARPLILSIAAGIPLSALRQWLGADFAYVRCMPNTPSLLGVGATGLYADATVTDEQRQLADDMMATAGVNAWVDDESLIDAVIATSGSGPAYFFAFMEAMIAGATELGLDETAARELVLQTALGAARMATESGDDPATLRTKVTSKGGTTAAALNHLEAGDLDQLVAGAMRAASDRAAELARDLSDG